A genomic stretch from Chloroflexota bacterium includes:
- a CDS encoding NADH-quinone oxidoreductase subunit J: protein MGGADPAGAAERVHRGGGVAVTESLLVDALFWLFAVGSVLTGYRVFRTDSMVRAAFYLLASFAGVGGILVLLGAEFLGMVLILMMAGEMLVMAIVMVMYMMNPAGLNPMWMVHQHRVAVAAGVGAFLVLAGLALVADFPDRPNPRPEMATEQLGIELLGDSMLVFQTAGVALLATMIGAVAIASRRGRYGEADEGSQEPPLAPESDARR, encoded by the coding sequence CTGGGCGGTGCTGATCCCGCTGGCGCTGCTGAACGTGTTCATCGCGGGGGCGGTGTTGCTGTGACCGAGTCGCTGCTCGTCGACGCGCTGTTCTGGCTGTTCGCGGTCGGCAGCGTCCTGACCGGGTACCGCGTGTTCCGGACCGACTCGATGGTGCGGGCGGCCTTCTACCTGCTGGCCTCCTTCGCCGGGGTCGGCGGGATCCTGGTGCTGCTCGGCGCCGAGTTCCTCGGGATGGTGCTGATCCTGATGATGGCCGGCGAGATGCTCGTCATGGCGATCGTCATGGTGATGTACATGATGAACCCGGCCGGGCTGAACCCGATGTGGATGGTCCACCAGCACCGGGTCGCCGTCGCGGCCGGTGTCGGCGCCTTCCTGGTGCTGGCCGGGCTGGCCCTGGTCGCGGACTTCCCCGACCGGCCAAACCCCCGGCCCGAGATGGCGACCGAGCAGCTCGGGATCGAGCTGCTGGGCGACTCGATGCTGGTCTTCCAGACGGCTGGGGTCGCGCTCCTGGCCACGATGATCGGAGCGGTCGCCATCGCGAGCCGGCGGGGCCGCTACGGCGAGGCCGATGAGGGCTCGCAGGAGCCGCCGCTCGCGCCCGAGTCGGACGCCAGGCGATGA
- a CDS encoding NADH-quinone oxidoreductase subunit H encodes MRPDASPLVAALAVGGVLLVGVYLVAVLDRVVGAVVAGAPVRVGGLLAGPVRAAALLLVQRYRGTERFDAPGWALAPALLLGLAAVALGLVPLGPDLVAADPATGFVVFSAAIAFVMIAVFLHGWSPNAVFPLHGAYRYAAQALSFQIPFLLAMLATALPAESLSIVEIVRAQASIWNVVRQPLGLPLYLVVGLAVSFWGPLNLPDGADLAEGTSAEDAGVARLLWQAARAAMLVAVAAMGAAGFLGGWWGPWLPGPVWVLVKSVALLVVLVAAGHLLARIRIERFVVVAWAVLIPLALLNVFIAGAVLL; translated from the coding sequence ATGAGGCCCGACGCCTCCCCGCTCGTCGCCGCCCTGGCCGTTGGCGGCGTGCTGCTCGTCGGCGTGTACCTCGTCGCGGTCCTCGACCGCGTCGTCGGGGCGGTGGTCGCCGGCGCGCCCGTTCGGGTGGGCGGACTCCTGGCCGGCCCGGTCCGGGCGGCGGCGCTCCTGCTCGTGCAGCGCTACCGTGGCACCGAGCGGTTCGACGCCCCGGGCTGGGCGCTCGCGCCGGCCCTGCTCCTGGGGCTGGCGGCCGTGGCCCTCGGCCTGGTGCCGCTCGGGCCGGACCTCGTCGCGGCGGACCCGGCGACCGGCTTCGTCGTGTTCTCAGCCGCGATCGCGTTCGTGATGATCGCCGTGTTTCTGCACGGCTGGTCGCCCAACGCGGTCTTCCCACTGCACGGCGCCTACCGCTATGCGGCCCAGGCGCTCTCGTTCCAGATCCCCTTCCTGCTCGCGATGCTGGCGACGGCGCTGCCAGCCGAGTCGCTCTCGATCGTGGAGATCGTTCGGGCGCAGGCGTCGATCTGGAACGTCGTCCGCCAGCCGCTCGGCCTGCCGTTGTATCTGGTCGTCGGCCTGGCCGTGAGCTTCTGGGGGCCGCTGAACCTGCCGGACGGTGCCGACCTGGCCGAGGGAACGTCGGCCGAGGACGCCGGCGTCGCCCGGCTGCTCTGGCAGGCCGCCCGCGCCGCCATGCTCGTCGCGGTGGCGGCGATGGGCGCGGCCGGGTTCCTCGGCGGCTGGTGGGGGCCGTGGCTGCCCGGCCCGGTCTGGGTGCTCGTGAAGAGCGTGGCGCTGCTGGTGGTGCTGGTGGCGGCGGGCCATCTGCTGGCGCGGATCCGGATCGAGCGGTTCGTCGTCGTCGCCTGGGCGGTGCTGATCCCGCTGGCGCTGCTGAACGTGTTCATCGCGGGGGCGGTGTTGCTGTGA